The proteins below are encoded in one region of Bacillota bacterium:
- a CDS encoding HEPN domain-containing protein: MIIAYRRSLADDCLKEAELLIQHNHFNAAVNRLYYACFYIVSALLVLTDTHSGST, from the coding sequence TTGATTATCGCATATCGCCGGTCTTTGGCAGATGATTGTCTTAAGGAAGCTGAACTTTTGATACAACATAACCATTTTAATGCTGCCGTTAACCGCCTATATTATGCCTGCTTCTATATCGTTTCCGCCCTTCTGGTGCTGACGGACACACATAGTGGGTCTACTTGA